A region from the Amycolatopsis camponoti genome encodes:
- a CDS encoding GNAT family N-acetyltransferase, which translates to MTAAEDVTVVPANEASWDDVAAVFGTTDYPGRCQCQRFKVAGWIWRDSTQEQRTAMLRAQTACGEPGAATSGLVAYVGGEPAGWVAVEPRIAYPKLRGTRVPWTGRSEDKDDDGVWAVTCFAVRKGFRGRGLTYPLARATIGFARERGARALEAYPMITQPGKEITWGELHVGARQVFADAGFEEVGHPTPRRVLMRIELSIVD; encoded by the coding sequence GTGACGGCGGCCGAGGACGTCACCGTCGTGCCCGCCAACGAGGCGTCGTGGGACGACGTCGCCGCGGTCTTCGGGACCACCGACTACCCGGGCCGCTGCCAGTGCCAGCGGTTCAAGGTCGCCGGCTGGATCTGGCGCGACTCCACGCAGGAGCAGCGCACCGCCATGCTGCGGGCCCAGACCGCCTGCGGCGAGCCGGGCGCCGCGACGAGCGGGCTGGTGGCCTACGTCGGTGGTGAGCCGGCCGGCTGGGTCGCCGTCGAGCCGCGGATCGCCTACCCCAAGCTGCGCGGCACCCGTGTCCCGTGGACCGGCCGCAGCGAAGACAAGGACGACGACGGCGTCTGGGCGGTGACGTGCTTCGCCGTCCGCAAGGGTTTCCGCGGCCGCGGCCTCACCTACCCGCTCGCCCGCGCCACCATCGGCTTCGCCCGCGAACGCGGGGCCCGCGCGCTCGAGGCGTATCCGATGATCACCCAGCCAGGTAAGGAGATCACCTGGGGCGAGCTGCACGTCGGCGCCCGCCAGGTGTTCGCCGACGCCGGTTTCGAAGAGGTCGGCCACCCGACGCCGCGGCGCGTCCTCATGCGTATTGAATTGTCTATAGTGGACTGA
- a CDS encoding VOC family protein, which produces MSGARVFRLIQPVDDIEIAVAFYAAVLDGPGERISVNRHYFTCGDVVLACVEAPLEHREPRPQRDPRIVYLAVEDVEETFRRVRDAGPRWIDDAIETQFWGERSFYADDPFGNPLCFVQEDTLYLGGPVG; this is translated from the coding sequence ATGAGCGGAGCGCGGGTCTTCCGGCTGATCCAGCCGGTCGACGACATCGAGATCGCGGTCGCGTTCTACGCCGCCGTCCTGGACGGTCCCGGCGAGCGGATCTCGGTCAACCGGCACTACTTCACCTGCGGCGACGTCGTGCTCGCCTGCGTCGAGGCGCCGCTCGAACACCGCGAACCGCGGCCGCAGCGGGACCCGCGGATCGTCTACCTGGCGGTCGAGGACGTCGAGGAGACGTTCCGGCGGGTGCGCGACGCCGGGCCGCGCTGGATCGACGACGCGATCGAAACCCAGTTCTGGGGCGAACGGTCCTTCTACGCGGACGACCCGTTCGGCAACCCGCTCTGCTTCGTCCAGGAGGACACGCTCTACCTGGGCGGTCCCGTCGGCTGA
- a CDS encoding DUF6328 family protein produces the protein MAEHTGETRNEQLTRNIGELLQELRVAQAGVQILFGFLLSVVFTDRFHDASGFEKSLHLSAVALAVAATALLTAPAAWHRLLFRTGSRERILTVGNRLVLVGLVCLAFAITSTVALIAKVVYGEIAMIVLAALCVLLFGILWFVMPLRIHRATGGQPTGPPR, from the coding sequence GTGGCGGAACACACCGGCGAGACCCGCAACGAGCAGCTGACGCGCAACATCGGCGAGCTGCTGCAGGAGCTGCGGGTCGCGCAGGCCGGCGTGCAGATCCTCTTCGGCTTCCTGCTCTCGGTCGTGTTCACCGACCGGTTCCACGACGCCAGCGGGTTCGAGAAGTCACTGCACCTGTCCGCGGTGGCGCTCGCGGTGGCCGCGACCGCGCTGCTGACCGCGCCCGCGGCCTGGCACCGGCTGCTGTTCCGCACGGGCAGCCGGGAGCGGATCCTGACCGTCGGCAACCGGCTCGTGCTCGTCGGCCTGGTCTGCCTGGCCTTCGCGATCACGTCGACGGTCGCGCTGATCGCCAAGGTCGTCTACGGCGAGATCGCGATGATCGTCCTGGCCGCGCTGTGCGTGCTGCTCTTCGGGATCCTCTGGTTCGTCATGCCGCTCCGGATCCACCGCGCCACCGGTGGTCAGCCGACGGGACCGCCCAGGTAG
- a CDS encoding DinB family protein, whose protein sequence is MTDSYATLVVDGDEIATLLSTLERIRRTFAWKCGGLDAGQLRVTVAASTMTLGGLLKHLAHVEADWFAVKLRGEPIGPPWDTAEPGSEWSTAAGDSPESLYALWESAVTRSRALVAAALAEGDAGQPGRFTWPDGRTPNLRRIIADMIEEYARHTGHADLLREAVDGLVGEDAPA, encoded by the coding sequence ATGACCGACTCCTACGCGACGCTCGTGGTGGACGGCGACGAGATCGCGACCCTGCTCAGCACGCTCGAGCGCATCCGGCGCACGTTCGCCTGGAAGTGCGGTGGCCTGGACGCCGGGCAGCTCCGGGTCACCGTCGCGGCGAGCACGATGACGCTGGGCGGCCTGCTCAAGCACCTCGCCCACGTCGAGGCCGACTGGTTCGCCGTCAAGCTGCGCGGCGAGCCGATCGGGCCGCCGTGGGACACCGCCGAGCCGGGCTCGGAGTGGTCCACGGCCGCCGGTGACAGCCCGGAGTCGCTGTACGCGCTCTGGGAGTCCGCGGTCACCCGGTCACGCGCGCTGGTCGCCGCCGCCCTGGCCGAGGGCGACGCCGGTCAGCCCGGCCGCTTCACCTGGCCCGACGGGCGGACCCCGAACCTGCGGCGCATCATCGCGGACATGATCGAGGAGTACGCGCGCCACACCGGCCACGCCGACCTGCTCCGCGAAGCCGTGGACGGCCTGGTGGGCGAGGACGCGCCGGCGTGA
- a CDS encoding helix-turn-helix transcriptional regulator encodes MADDTSPTARALRTLELLQAGPGITADRLAGKLGVSERAARRYVGILREAGIPVVSVRGPHGGYRVGRGLRLPPLTFSPAEALGLVMAVLDGHHDAGDPATLVGGALGKIVQALPESVAAQAEAVRRTAAAAPDAAAARPDPETTSALVHACAEHRRVRLGYRSEAGTEWTGDVDPWAVVVRHGRWYLLCRKHPKGERRAYRIDRVRSAGIGDDTFEPPRDLDPVAMVEEHLAVGWEYDVEVVIDAPLDLARRCLPRAVGQLGRIDDGTTRLTGSTGNPAWYAEQLARIPAPYRIVRCPELREAARVLGQRLLDATRIDR; translated from the coding sequence ATGGCGGACGACACGAGCCCGACGGCGCGGGCCCTGCGCACCCTCGAGCTCCTCCAGGCCGGTCCGGGCATCACGGCCGACCGGCTCGCCGGCAAGCTCGGCGTCTCCGAACGCGCCGCCCGGCGCTACGTCGGGATCCTGCGCGAGGCGGGCATTCCGGTCGTCTCCGTCCGCGGGCCCCACGGCGGCTACCGGGTCGGGCGCGGCCTGCGGCTGCCGCCGCTGACGTTCAGCCCCGCCGAGGCCCTCGGCCTGGTCATGGCCGTGCTCGACGGCCACCACGACGCCGGCGATCCCGCCACTCTGGTCGGCGGCGCGCTGGGCAAGATCGTGCAGGCCCTCCCCGAGTCGGTCGCCGCGCAGGCCGAGGCCGTCCGGCGGACCGCCGCGGCCGCACCGGACGCCGCGGCCGCGCGGCCGGACCCCGAGACCACCTCGGCCCTGGTGCACGCCTGCGCCGAGCACCGGCGGGTCCGCCTCGGCTACCGCTCCGAGGCCGGCACCGAGTGGACGGGCGACGTCGACCCGTGGGCCGTCGTCGTCCGCCACGGCCGGTGGTACCTCTTGTGCCGCAAGCACCCGAAGGGCGAGCGCCGGGCGTACCGGATCGACCGGGTCCGAAGCGCCGGCATCGGCGACGACACCTTCGAGCCGCCCCGTGACCTGGACCCGGTCGCGATGGTCGAGGAACACCTCGCCGTCGGCTGGGAGTACGACGTCGAGGTCGTCATCGACGCACCCCTCGACCTGGCCCGCCGATGCCTGCCCCGCGCCGTCGGGCAGCTGGGGCGCATCGACGACGGGACGACCCGCCTGACCGGCAGCACCGGCAATCCCGCCTGGTACGCCGAACAGCTGGCCAGGATCCCGGCGCCGTACCGGATCGTGCGCTGCCCCGAGCTGCGGGAGGCCGCGCGGGTCCTCGGGCAGCGGCTGCTGGACGCCACCCGGATCGACCGGTGA